Genomic DNA from Anguilla anguilla isolate fAngAng1 chromosome 17, fAngAng1.pri, whole genome shotgun sequence:
AGAGGATCTAAATGcatctttgatttatttatttatttatttatttatttgtttgtttatttattttgtaaaagtaCAACGATCTAGATGCATGAAGATATGTATGAAGGTAAATACTGTCTACGCCTAAGAATAGGGCATAACGCTTGAATTAAGTAGTTTGTATGATTTTATACCCAAAGCTATACTTTGACCTGGGATATATTTGTGACTTTAATATACATATACTGGATACcaacattacaaataataaacTGAGGTCCTGTCATACAGCAGTCACTAAAATTCCCACAAGCCCAGTGTTGGGGCACAGACCTCAGTTGATGGGGTACAGACCCCAGTGTTGGGGTACAGACCTCAGTGTTGCAGTACAGACCCCAGTGTTGGGGTACAGACCTCAGTGTTGGGGCACAGACCCCAGAGTTGGGGTACAGACCTCAGTGAAGTGTCCAAATAAACTACAATCGCAGCTTTATTTCCCAGTACGGTAATGACTCCTGATTAGCTGTACAGTCTCCATCATCTCATCACCTCTGTATGAGTCCTCTGGTCAGCACTATTAATGTGAGATGAGCTTCCAGTTCAATGTAATGTGTGCAAGTAAACATAGACTGTCTTTTAATAGGCTGGAAATTTACATGCTGTTTatcatattttgtcatttccGCAAAATATCATAACTAATGTTCATcgtgaatatttaaattttctaTAGTATTTTTGGTTGCTGTCCTGtgtattatttcaaaattacTTTACCTCTGCGTGTCTGTATCCATGTGAACCCTTGTCTTGCAATTGGCTGTCATTGGGAGTTCAGAAGCTTGCCTTTTTCCATCTCCCTGAACAGCTCaaatatatgcttttttttgtcctttaatgcaaatgttgcttttaattattatattttttgtgtatgGGTATTCTGTACAAGAATGAGGAAGGGGTTACTTTTTTCCTTgtgttaaaaaacagaaaacaactgtGATATACTGTTGGCCTCCCAGGTGGTTTCATATTTTTGGGTTTTCTCTTGAGCCGAAAAACATGAGAATAGTGATTGAGTATGGTCTGATTGTCTTTGCCTCTAGAAACGTCTTCTACGccatgtttcatttgaattgatcagctctgattggttgagttcagaagctcctccctctccatctctctggcTGGCCCCTTATAGCTGGGTCCtgcagcctctcctctcctcacactCCAACCTGCTCATCTCTCAGCTGGACAGTAAGGGCCgttcacaccacacactgacAACATGCTGGGGACACTCTGCACTCTCATCTCTGTGCTCCTATGTAAGAAATAAAtagttcaaaaatattttcacggATTTGTCATGGCTGTCATGCATGTTATGTTATTtgattatgtttattgtttctGAGCAGGTGTCAGTGGGCAGAAGGTTTTGACACAGAAACCCACAATGCTGATTCTGACGAAAGGACAGAAGGCGACAATAGACTGTAATATTGCCAGAGATGATAGCTATGTTGTTTCCTGGCACAAGCAGGTTCCAGGCAGTGCTCCTCAGTTTGTGCTGTATTTCTACCACTCTTGGAGCTCTCCTACATATGGAGCTGGGTTCTCCTCCAGCCGCTTTACCTCCACAGCCCAGGGTAACACAGATTATCAGATAATAATTACTAATGTGGAGGCAGGAGACTCAGCAGTTTATTACTGTGCCACATGGGACAGATCAGCTAATGCAGCTGTATCACAGTGATTCACACTGTGACAAAAACCTCTGAGCTTCACTTCTGCTTTAAAGCTGCTTCTACAACCCCATAGAAGAGTTTTCTGCAGCTGAGAAAGGATCTCTTAGTCCTGGAATCAATTTCATTATCAGACTACTGAGAATGCTTAATAGTATCTATTCCCTAATATGCAGATTACATTCtacatattaaaattaaatgcaattattaaCTTTCACAACAGGCTCCCCATCTCACTCAGAAATATTGTTATgagaatttaaattatttaaatgactttttatttttgaatatatatatatatatattcaaaaagaaaaagtcatttaaataatttaaattctcATAGTTCACCAATAACTCCTTGTTCAAAAATGTTAAGCCAATCTCAGTCATGTGTATCTGCAACAAACCATGTGTGGAACAATCCTTGTTACAACGTTAGTCAAGAATATGCATATTTCTGCAACTCTGTCTGTTCATATTTCAAGCCCGATTGACATATTACAGGAATGATAATGAAGTGCAGTTATGGAAGGGAGTGTATAATGCAACTGAGACTGGTGTAAGCaaaattatattcaatattattaaattattcccATGCACACAGTAATATGTAAGAGTCTATTAAATTGTTGGGATTGCAATTACATCGCGTTTCATTATATGATACCCTTTGTGTGCAGATGTCAAAGCATTATTCACTGAAAGGAGTGAACTGACCTCTACCCAACTAATGTGTGGTAACTACGGAGAAATGCATGCCAGCCATATTGTGATGGACATCAGCTGAGAAGGACAGGGAGGAGCTATTCAACCAGCTGAAGAATCAATAACCTGGTCTGGTTTAATAAACAATAAGAAGGTTcaccaaaaatgtaaacattatttCACTGAATGGGTCTGACTATTTGCCAGAGATAAACTGAATGAGATTATAAGATCCATCAGTAGCCATCAGGGCCATGCAGGTCAGTGCAGAGAGCATTAGAGGGGCAGGAGCTCCAAGTGAAGAAAGGGCCACACCAGAccagctgtgctgtagagatttACCTGTGGGATCTGTTAgggagcctcagctgtgctgtagagatttACCTGGGGGATCTGTTAgggagcctcagctgtgctgtagagatttACCTGTGGGATCTGTTAGAGAccctcagctgtgctgcagaGATTTACCTGTGGGATCTGTTAgggagcctcagctgtgctgtagagatttACCTGTGGGAGCTGTTAGGGaacctcagctgtgctgtagagatttACCTGTAGGAGCTGTTAGGGAGTTACggctgtgctgtagagatttACAGGTGGGATCTGTTAgggagcctcagctgtgctgtagagatttACCTGGAGGCATCTGTTAgggagcctcagctgtgctgtagagatttACCTGTGGGAGCTGTTAGGGaacctcagctgtgctgtagagatttACCTGTGGGATCTGTTAgggagcctcagctgtgctgtagagatttACCCGTGGGAGCTGTTAGGGAGCCTCGGTTGTGCTGTAGAGATTTACCTGTAGGATCTGTTAGGGaacctcagctgtgctgtagagatttACCTGTAGGAGATGTTAGGGAGTTACggctgtgctgtagagatttACATGTGGGATTTGTTAGGGAGTTACAGCTGTGCTGTCGAGATGTACCTGTGGGAGCTGTTAGGGAGCCTCAGCTGTCCTGTATAGGTTGACATGCAGGTTCTAATCGGGAAGAACAGATGTGCTATACAGattcatattttgattttgtttgggATATTGCAGATGTGCTGTCCATATTTACATGGTTCTGACAGGAATTACAGATGTGCCATCAGCATTCAGACTTGTGTCCACAGTCTGTTTCAGTTCCCTCTTGCTGTGCTCAAACTGAGCTGAGGTTTTTGTACGGGGGTGTACATCATCTGTATCACTGTGGTATTCGGCCAAGGCACCAAGCTGATTGTCACTGGTAAgtctcttttcatttctttgcaAACTCttttaaatatgcagttttCCATGCCATTGTGTTGTTCTGTCTGACAtaaatttttctattttaaatgaggcttaaaatttttcaaatgcagctttgtgcatatattttacagttcaATGCTGAGATACAAATCCCATGCTTCacatctgattttttttctctctctatgtgggtttcaatttattaaaaaattcaTATTCAAAAGATATAGTCCTTTTGCTTCGTTTGGAATCCTGGAATTGCTATTTGCTAAgttatttttgagaaaaatgtaatattctgtaatattttactGAGAAATTTGATGTAAAACTGACGTTatatttcctttgaaaaaaTGCAGGGTAAGTTATTGTCCTTTAACTCAATAATATATACACCTTTAATGAACTTCACATCTTTCACATTAACACCTAAAGTAGGCTATTTATTGATTATGCGTAAAACACGAAGTCTATTAAGCTATTAAGCCTCAAACTGTAAAATCACTGACAGATttctttgaaatattaatatttacattgtcAGTCAAAATTTGGTGCAAATGACGTGATAGGAATGACAGTAACAGAAAACACCGTTCGGTCGATTTTTCATTCGGTTTAAAGGcggtggaaataaaaaataaaaaatcactggAATGTTACACGACAAAGGTTGTTTGGATCTGTATCCAAAGCAGTTTTTTCGAATAGCACTTTTACTTCTACATAATGTGCGTTACATATATTTGCTGGTAAAAATATGAGCACCCTTTCAATGAACCTGGTATCTtatcatttctctttttcagactcTTCTCTTGCTGcgcctaccctctctctcctgcctccaTCCAGTGAGGAGCTGAAGACAGACAAAGCCACGCTGGTATGCTTGGCGCAGATGTCTGTTGGGTTCGCTGATGTCAGCTGGACATCGGGCGGGAAACCAGTTACCGGCGGGGTTTTTACCGGCACCGCCGAACAGAAACCCGACAAAATCTTCAGTTTGAGCAGCTTCTTAACCATCAAGCCCTCCGACTGGATTACCGACCGCGTCTTTACCTGTAAAGTATCTGTCGGGTCTAAAACCACAgagaaaaatatcaaaatgtctGACTGCCGTGAGTAAATTATGGCTATTATATGACTCAATTTTTACTTATATTTTGATTAGCATGGTTTTCCATTTGTAATAGTTTATAAACCCATTAACAGTAGCCTAAATTGATTTCTGGCAATACCTTAAGACTTTTTCAGGAATAAACTTTCACGTTTAACgtcatttttttgcttttaaatctAGAAAGTGTGTTTGTTATCTTTGTGTTTGGATTGTGAGATTAAATAAAGACTgttgcatgtttaaaaatactcgatttcatttatgtgtttttgaaagGAAGACTAAATGACTAAATACGATCAAATCTGTGCTGCTGTTCCAAAGTTTACCAATATATTCTTTCTGTGAAAACTGGAGTACAGATTCCATCAAACAAAGTTTGATTTTTCAGTATCAAAAGCAGCAGACTGCAACCCTGGtcatggagagccacagggtctgctgttcTTCCTTGTTACAGCACTTAccagatttaaaaaagcagGGGATTACACAGGTAACTCTGCTCAACTGGTCTCATAGGTCTTGATCACTTGCtaattttaaagtgaaagcgaaaaccagcagacctgtggctctccaggaccctGGTTGCAGACTTTCCCAAAATTTCTGACCCTACGGTCCACTCAAtgagcaaatttatttttttaaatgtagatcGACAATTTCAAATTTAGGAATTACTATGTGTTTTAATCATATTCTTGGAATACAACTACAATGACACCAAAATCAGTGCAGTGCTTGCAGTATAGCGTGTataatatttgatttgattggtgTGAATTTCAATGGACAGTCAATagaccattttttaaatcccatgTGTATCTCACAATGCTCTTCAACACCATCCATCAACCATCAGATAATCCCAATCCACTGTTTGGGAACTACTGGTCAATAGGATGGTTCTGCTTGCACTGAAAAAACTGTCCACTGGAGGGCAGAAGAGCAAATGAATTAGTCTGCGATGCTCGTTCCTCTCCAGTACAAACCTCACTGACTGCATTACCATCACATCCCAGCGATAATCACACTGCTGCAATGTCATGGAACTGTTAGGATAATGTTGTTTGTGGGCTGTGGAGGGGGCTGCTTGAATAAACTGGCGCTGCAGGTCCAGCCAAAGTgatccagcagagggcgccagAGAAACAGACCCGCTACTGAAACTGAGACACACCTGCAGGGTTTAAACACGTTATTTATAGCGCCATGCAAATGAGGGAGTGATTTGAGCTCCTTTCACAGCTCAGAGGGACAGCCCCGTGTCTGCTTATAG
This window encodes:
- the LOC118215950 gene encoding immunoglobulin lambda-1 light chain-like isoform X11; the encoded protein is MLGTLCTLISVLLCVSGQKVLTQKPTMLILTKGQKATIDCNIARDDSYVVSWHKQVPGSAPQFVLYFYHSWSSPTYGAGFSSSRFTSTAQGNTDYQIIITNVEAGDSAVYYCATWDRSANAAVFGQGTKLIVADSSLAAPTLSVLPPSSEELKTDKATLVCLAQMSVGFADVSWTSGGTPVTGGVFTSAAEQKPDKTFGLSSFLTIKPSEWITDRVFTCKVSVGSKTSEKSIKKSDCSE